A window of the Capricornis sumatraensis isolate serow.1 chromosome 9, serow.2, whole genome shotgun sequence genome harbors these coding sequences:
- the RNF126 gene encoding E3 ubiquitin-protein ligase RNF126 isoform X2 — protein sequence MAEASPQPGRYFCHCCSVEIVPRLPDYICPRCESGFIEELPEETRSAENGSAPSTASADQSRQQPFEGYGHFAFGIFDDSFEIPTFPPGAQADDSRDPESRREREQHSRHRYGARQPRARLTARRATGRHEGVPTLEGIIQQLVNGIITPATIPNLGLGPWGVLHSNPMDYAWGANGLDAIITQLLNQFENTGPPPADKEKIQALPTVPVTEEHVGSGLECPVCKDDYGLGEHVRQLPCNHLFHDGCIVPWLEQHDSCPVCRKSLTGQNTATDPPGLAGVSFSSSSSSSSSSPGNENPASSS from the exons gattACATCTGCCCAAGATGCGAGTCCGGGTTTATCGAGGAGCTTCCGGAAGAGACCAG GAGTGCAGAGAATGGTTCAGCCCCCTCCACAGCCTCTGCGGACCAGAGCCGGCAGCAACCGTTCGAG GGCTATGGGCACTTTGCTTTCGGCATCTTTGATGACAGCTTCGAGATCCCCACGTTCCCCCCTGGGGCGCAGGCTGATGACAGCAGGGACCCCGAGAGCCGGCGGGAGCGAGAGCAGCACTCCCGGCACCGGTACGGCGCCCGGCAGCCCCGCGCCCGCCTCACCGCGCGGCGGGCCACCGGCCGGCATGAAGGCGTCCCCACGCTGGAAGG GATCATCCAGCAGCTGGTCAACGGCATCATCACCCCAGCCACCATCCCCAACCTGGGCCTGGGCCCCTG GGGCGTCCTGCATTCAAACCCGATGGACTACGCCTGGGGGGCCAACGGCCTGGACGCCATCATCACGCAG CTCCTCAATCAGTTTGAAAACACGGGTCCCCCACCCgcagacaaagagaaaatccAGGCCCTCCCCACCGTGCCTGTGACTGAGGAGCACGTTG gctcgGGGCTGGAGTGCCCCGTGTGCAAGGATGACTATGGGTTGGGTGAGCATGTGAGGCAGCTGCCCTGCAACCACCTCTTCCACGACGGCTGCATCGTGCCCTGGCTGGAGCAG CACGACAGTTGCCCCGTCTGCCGAAAAAGCCTCACAGGACAGAACACAGCCACCGACCCCCCGGGCCTCGCTGGGGTGAGCTTCTCCTCCTCATCGTCGTCATCCTCCAGCTCACCTGGCAATGAGAACCCGGCCAGCAGCTCCTGA
- the RNF126 gene encoding E3 ubiquitin-protein ligase RNF126 isoform X4 translates to MLACPLLPRITSAQDASPGLSRSFRKRPGVQRMVQPPPQPLRTRAGSNRSRAMGTLLSASLMTASRSPRSPLGRRLMTAGTPRAGGSESSTPGTGTAPGSPAPASPRGGPPAGMKASPRWKGSSSSWSTASSPQPPSPTWAWAPGEGVLHSNPMDYAWGANGLDAIITQLLNQFENTGPPPADKEKIQALPTVPVTEEHVGSGLECPVCKDDYGLGEHVRQLPCNHLFHDGCIVPWLEQHDSCPVCRKSLTGQNTATDPPGLAGVSFSSSSSSSSSSPGNENPASSS, encoded by the exons ATGCttgcctgccctctcctccccaggattACATCTGCCCAAGATGCGAGTCCGGGTTTATCGAGGAGCTTCCGGAAGAGACCAG GAGTGCAGAGAATGGTTCAGCCCCCTCCACAGCCTCTGCGGACCAGAGCCGGCAGCAACCGTTCGAG GGCTATGGGCACTTTGCTTTCGGCATCTTTGATGACAGCTTCGAGATCCCCACGTTCCCCCCTGGGGCGCAGGCTGATGACAGCAGGGACCCCGAGAGCCGGCGGGAGCGAGAGCAGCACTCCCGGCACCGGTACGGCGCCCGGCAGCCCCGCGCCCGCCTCACCGCGCGGCGGGCCACCGGCCGGCATGAAGGCGTCCCCACGCTGGAAGG GATCATCCAGCAGCTGGTCAACGGCATCATCACCCCAGCCACCATCCCCAACCTGGGCCTGGGCCCCTGGTGA GGGCGTCCTGCATTCAAACCCGATGGACTACGCCTGGGGGGCCAACGGCCTGGACGCCATCATCACGCAG CTCCTCAATCAGTTTGAAAACACGGGTCCCCCACCCgcagacaaagagaaaatccAGGCCCTCCCCACCGTGCCTGTGACTGAGGAGCACGTTG gctcgGGGCTGGAGTGCCCCGTGTGCAAGGATGACTATGGGTTGGGTGAGCATGTGAGGCAGCTGCCCTGCAACCACCTCTTCCACGACGGCTGCATCGTGCCCTGGCTGGAGCAG CACGACAGTTGCCCCGTCTGCCGAAAAAGCCTCACAGGACAGAACACAGCCACCGACCCCCCGGGCCTCGCTGGGGTGAGCTTCTCCTCCTCATCGTCGTCATCCTCCAGCTCACCTGGCAATGAGAACCCGGCCAGCAGCTCCTGA
- the RNF126 gene encoding E3 ubiquitin-protein ligase RNF126 isoform X3 yields the protein MLACPLLPRITSAQDASPGLSRSFRKRPGVQRMVQPPPQPLRTRAGSNRSRMWTSPCSRCRRAMGTLLSASLMTASRSPRSPLGRRLMTAGTPRAGGSESSTPGTGTAPGSPAPASPRGGPPAGMKASPRWKGSSSSWSTASSPQPPSPTWAWAPGEGVLHSNPMDYAWGANGLDAIITQLLNQFENTGPPPADKEKIQALPTVPVTEEHVGSGLECPVCKDDYGLGEHVRQLPCNHLFHDGCIVPWLEQHDSCPVCRKSLTGQNTATDPPGLAGVSFSSSSSSSSSSPGNENPASSS from the exons ATGCttgcctgccctctcctccccaggattACATCTGCCCAAGATGCGAGTCCGGGTTTATCGAGGAGCTTCCGGAAGAGACCAG GAGTGCAGAGAATGGTTCAGCCCCCTCCACAGCCTCTGCGGACCAGAGCCGGCAGCAACCGTTCGAG AATGTGGACCAGCCCCTGTTCACGCTGCCGCAGGGCTATGGGCACTTTGCTTTCGGCATCTTTGATGACAGCTTCGAGATCCCCACGTTCCCCCCTGGGGCGCAGGCTGATGACAGCAGGGACCCCGAGAGCCGGCGGGAGCGAGAGCAGCACTCCCGGCACCGGTACGGCGCCCGGCAGCCCCGCGCCCGCCTCACCGCGCGGCGGGCCACCGGCCGGCATGAAGGCGTCCCCACGCTGGAAGG GATCATCCAGCAGCTGGTCAACGGCATCATCACCCCAGCCACCATCCCCAACCTGGGCCTGGGCCCCTGGTGA GGGCGTCCTGCATTCAAACCCGATGGACTACGCCTGGGGGGCCAACGGCCTGGACGCCATCATCACGCAG CTCCTCAATCAGTTTGAAAACACGGGTCCCCCACCCgcagacaaagagaaaatccAGGCCCTCCCCACCGTGCCTGTGACTGAGGAGCACGTTG gctcgGGGCTGGAGTGCCCCGTGTGCAAGGATGACTATGGGTTGGGTGAGCATGTGAGGCAGCTGCCCTGCAACCACCTCTTCCACGACGGCTGCATCGTGCCCTGGCTGGAGCAG CACGACAGTTGCCCCGTCTGCCGAAAAAGCCTCACAGGACAGAACACAGCCACCGACCCCCCGGGCCTCGCTGGGGTGAGCTTCTCCTCCTCATCGTCGTCATCCTCCAGCTCACCTGGCAATGAGAACCCGGCCAGCAGCTCCTGA
- the RNF126 gene encoding E3 ubiquitin-protein ligase RNF126 isoform X1: MAEASPQPGRYFCHCCSVEIVPRLPDYICPRCESGFIEELPEETRSAENGSAPSTASADQSRQQPFENVDQPLFTLPQGYGHFAFGIFDDSFEIPTFPPGAQADDSRDPESRREREQHSRHRYGARQPRARLTARRATGRHEGVPTLEGIIQQLVNGIITPATIPNLGLGPWGVLHSNPMDYAWGANGLDAIITQLLNQFENTGPPPADKEKIQALPTVPVTEEHVGSGLECPVCKDDYGLGEHVRQLPCNHLFHDGCIVPWLEQHDSCPVCRKSLTGQNTATDPPGLAGVSFSSSSSSSSSSPGNENPASSS, encoded by the exons gattACATCTGCCCAAGATGCGAGTCCGGGTTTATCGAGGAGCTTCCGGAAGAGACCAG GAGTGCAGAGAATGGTTCAGCCCCCTCCACAGCCTCTGCGGACCAGAGCCGGCAGCAACCGTTCGAG AATGTGGACCAGCCCCTGTTCACGCTGCCGCAGGGCTATGGGCACTTTGCTTTCGGCATCTTTGATGACAGCTTCGAGATCCCCACGTTCCCCCCTGGGGCGCAGGCTGATGACAGCAGGGACCCCGAGAGCCGGCGGGAGCGAGAGCAGCACTCCCGGCACCGGTACGGCGCCCGGCAGCCCCGCGCCCGCCTCACCGCGCGGCGGGCCACCGGCCGGCATGAAGGCGTCCCCACGCTGGAAGG GATCATCCAGCAGCTGGTCAACGGCATCATCACCCCAGCCACCATCCCCAACCTGGGCCTGGGCCCCTG GGGCGTCCTGCATTCAAACCCGATGGACTACGCCTGGGGGGCCAACGGCCTGGACGCCATCATCACGCAG CTCCTCAATCAGTTTGAAAACACGGGTCCCCCACCCgcagacaaagagaaaatccAGGCCCTCCCCACCGTGCCTGTGACTGAGGAGCACGTTG gctcgGGGCTGGAGTGCCCCGTGTGCAAGGATGACTATGGGTTGGGTGAGCATGTGAGGCAGCTGCCCTGCAACCACCTCTTCCACGACGGCTGCATCGTGCCCTGGCTGGAGCAG CACGACAGTTGCCCCGTCTGCCGAAAAAGCCTCACAGGACAGAACACAGCCACCGACCCCCCGGGCCTCGCTGGGGTGAGCTTCTCCTCCTCATCGTCGTCATCCTCCAGCTCACCTGGCAATGAGAACCCGGCCAGCAGCTCCTGA
- the RNF126 gene encoding E3 ubiquitin-protein ligase RNF126 isoform X5 codes for MAEASPQPGRYFCHCCSVEIVPRLPDYICPRCESGFIEELPEETRSAENGSAPSTASADQSRQQPFENVDQPLFTLPQGYGHFAFGIFDDSFEIPTFPPGAQADDSRDPESRREREQHSRHRIIQQLVNGIITPATIPNLGLGPWGVLHSNPMDYAWGANGLDAIITQLLNQFENTGPPPADKEKIQALPTVPVTEEHVGSGLECPVCKDDYGLGEHVRQLPCNHLFHDGCIVPWLEQHDSCPVCRKSLTGQNTATDPPGLAGVSFSSSSSSSSSSPGNENPASSS; via the exons gattACATCTGCCCAAGATGCGAGTCCGGGTTTATCGAGGAGCTTCCGGAAGAGACCAG GAGTGCAGAGAATGGTTCAGCCCCCTCCACAGCCTCTGCGGACCAGAGCCGGCAGCAACCGTTCGAG AATGTGGACCAGCCCCTGTTCACGCTGCCGCAGGGCTATGGGCACTTTGCTTTCGGCATCTTTGATGACAGCTTCGAGATCCCCACGTTCCCCCCTGGGGCGCAGGCTGATGACAGCAGGGACCCCGAGAGCCGGCGGGAGCGAGAGCAGCACTCCCGGCACCG GATCATCCAGCAGCTGGTCAACGGCATCATCACCCCAGCCACCATCCCCAACCTGGGCCTGGGCCCCTG GGGCGTCCTGCATTCAAACCCGATGGACTACGCCTGGGGGGCCAACGGCCTGGACGCCATCATCACGCAG CTCCTCAATCAGTTTGAAAACACGGGTCCCCCACCCgcagacaaagagaaaatccAGGCCCTCCCCACCGTGCCTGTGACTGAGGAGCACGTTG gctcgGGGCTGGAGTGCCCCGTGTGCAAGGATGACTATGGGTTGGGTGAGCATGTGAGGCAGCTGCCCTGCAACCACCTCTTCCACGACGGCTGCATCGTGCCCTGGCTGGAGCAG CACGACAGTTGCCCCGTCTGCCGAAAAAGCCTCACAGGACAGAACACAGCCACCGACCCCCCGGGCCTCGCTGGGGTGAGCTTCTCCTCCTCATCGTCGTCATCCTCCAGCTCACCTGGCAATGAGAACCCGGCCAGCAGCTCCTGA